DNA sequence from the Alphaproteobacteria bacterium genome:
GGCACGGGCACCGACGGCGCGGGCGGCGTGCTCGACGAAGCCGCGATGGCATTCTTGCACGATATGACCCAGACATCGTAAAGCGGATGCTCGAGCGCGCTGAGCGCCGGGTTGGACGCGAACATCCAGCCGCGAAACAGCATGATTTCCGGCTCGCCGGGCTTGATCTCGCTGATGACCATGAATACGGCGGATTCCGGTGTTTCTTCCGGCGGCGCGGTCTGGCAGCTGCGCACTTCGATCTGCATCCGGCCGAAACTATACGGCTTGCCGACCGGTAATTCGATCTGCTCCACCCGCGCCGTGACCTTGTCGAGCAAGCGCAGCACCGCAGTATCGTATGGCTCCATCGTCCGCGCCGACGCGGGCGCGGCGACACTCAACAAAATGGCAGCGATAATGCTTAGAGCAGATCGCGACAAGCTTGGCGCCTTTTTACCGCCAACCGTTCGCGTGAATCTGCTCGACAAACCAATACGTAGAGCATTCCCCGGCCTCAAAGCCTGCTCCAACCTAATCGGGGAATGCTCTACACGGATCACGGATGTTCCGGCAGATCGATTTTAGCCGCCGCGTCATTCGGCGGCGGAGGAACATCAGACGATGTAGAAGCGGGGTTACCGGCAGGTGCAGATTTCTTATCGCCGCCCTTGCCGCCAAAGACCAATTGCCCAATGAGATCGTCGAGCCTGATGGGGGGCTGAGTATGCGTAATGCGTCCGGTGCCGTCGGTCTTGATATTGTCTTCCTCGACGCCGATTTCCAGCGACAGATAACGTCCGCCCAGCAGGCTTTCGTTGGCGATCACGCCCACCGTATCGGTGGGGAGAAGAACATTATCGGCGATGGACATGGTGACCTTGACCATGAATTGATTCCGGCCCGGCTCGGTCATCAATTCCTGCCCCATGATCGTGCCGACCTTGACGCCGTTGATCATGACGTCCCCGCCGGTTTTAAGGCCGTCGGCGCGCGGGAAATTGGCGGTGACGGTATAGCCTTTCACCTTGTTGAGATCCGCGCTCTTGAACGCAAAGGTCAGAAAAAATCCCGCCGCCAGCAACACCACGGCGCCAAGCACGGTTTCGATAATATTGCGGCCCATAAGTTGAACTCCGTCCTCTAAGTCTTTTTACCGTTTTATCATTCCGTCACGCCCTCTTCAGGCGCGAACCCGGAACGACAACTTATAATTCAAACCGGTGCATGACAACCATCTTCCGCCGGCAATTATTCTTCCGGCTTCCACGCCTCGTAATCGCCCGTCGCGGCAGCGCGGCGGCTTCCTTGCGAAGGATGACCGGGAGGAAAATAAGCGCCCGCCGTGCCGGTCAAATTTGGCTCGTGGGGCTTTTGCCAGGGCTTGTGGAACGGGCTTGTGTCCAATATCGGCTCCTGCATCGTGTGATGCAGCCAGCCATGCCATTCCGGCGGCACTTTGCTGGCCTCCGGCTCTCCGGCATAGATCACCCAGCGCCGTTCGCGCCTGCCCGGCTCCTTGCGCCGGGAGCGGTAGTAAACATTGCCGAACTTGTCCGATCCCACTTTGACGCCGCCCGACCATGTGCCGAGCAGCGTCCCGATCTGGGACAGACGGCGGATAAAGGATAATTTCTGCGGCTGAGACATAGCCATGGAAAATCAAGCAAATCATGATCTTAGTCAAGGTGATTTCGACGGCGCGGAAACCCCTTGCCCTCTTGGTGAAAGACGGGCAACAACAGGGCATGACAATCCATTTGCGAGATAATAGTGACCCCTTTTCGCAATACGCCGCCGGAGCGGGCAACACCCGCGTCCCAGCGCGCGCCGGTTTTGGCCGCGCTGGACCTCGGCACCAACAATTGCCGCCTGCTGATCGCCACCCCCGCGCCGAACGAGCCGCAGGGTTTTAGGGTTATCGATGCGTTCTCGCGCATCGTGCGCCTCGGCGAAGGGTTGAGCCGGCATTCGCAGCTTCAGGAGAGCGCCATCGGCCGCACCCTGGAGGCGCTTGGCGTCTGCCAGAGAAAACTGCAGCGCCATGCCGTGACTCACGCCCGCGCCGTGGCGACCGAAGCCTGCCGCCGCGCCGGAAACGGCGCCGCGTTCCTGGCCAAAGGCAGCAAGCTGCTGGGCCTGGAAATCGAAGTCATCGAAAGCGGCGAAGAAGCCCGGCTCGCCATGCTCGGCTGCGCTCCGTTGCTTGCCCCCGTGACTCCGCATGCGATTATGTTCGATATCGGCGGCGGTTCCACCGAATTGATCTGGCTCCAGCTTAACGGCGATGGGCGTCCCGCGCTGATCGACCACATATCCGTGCCCTGCGGCGTCGTCAGCCTGACCGAGGAATATGGCGGCGATCTCGTCAGCGACGACGCCTACGCCGCGATGGTCGAGCGGGTGCGCGGCCAGCTGCTGGATTTCGACCGGAAGCATGGGATTTCCGCCGCGCTGAAATCCGGGCAGGTGCAGATGGTCGGCTCCAGTGGCACGGTCACGACGCTGGCGGGCGTACTGCACGGGCTGGTGCGCTATCAGCGTTCGCTGATCGACGGCTGCACGATGCAGGTCGCCGAAGCGCGGCAGGTTACCGAAAGAATTCGCGTGCTGGACTTCAAGGGACGCTCCGCCATCCCCTGCATCGGACAGGAACGCGCCGATCTGGTCGTCGCGGGCTGCGCCATTCTGCAGGCGATCTACGAAACCTGGCCCGTGATCCAGTTCCGCGTCGGCGATCGCGGCCTGCGCGAGGGAATTCTGACTGATCTGCTGGATGAAATCGCGGGCGCCGTATGACCGGGGGCACGAAAAAATCCGGGCCGCCGTCAGGACGCAATTTGACCGTCCGGGTCAAATCCAAAGCCAGCCGCTCCATATCCTCGACAAAATGGCTGAACCGCCAGCTCAACGATCCCTATGTCGCGGCGGCCAAGCGCGATGGCTATCGCTCGCGCGCGGCCTATAAAATCATTCAGCTCGACGAGAGATTCAAATTGCTGCGTCCGGGCATGCGGATCGTGGATTTAGGCGCTGCCCCCGGCGGCTGGTCGCAGGTCATGGCCAAGCGGATCGGCGGCAAAGGGCAGCTGGTCGCGCTCGACATCCTGCCGATGCCGCCCATCGACGGCGTCACTTTCTTCGAGGCCGATTTCACCGCCAACGACAGCCCGGCGAAGCTGATCGCGGCGCTGAAGGGCAAGGCCGATCTCGTCCTGTCCGACATGGCCGCGCCCACGATGGGACATGGCAAGACCGACCATATCCGCATCATGGCGCTGGCGGAGATGGCTTACGATTTCGCCGCGCAGGTTCTCGCGCCGGGAGGTGCGTTCGTCTGTAAATTATTCCAGGGCGGCGCGGAAAAGGAGTTCCTCGCGCTCCTGAAGAAGGATTTCACCTCCGTCCGCCACGCCAAGCCCGAAGCCAGCCGCCAGGAATCCGCCGAGACCTATATCGTGGCGCTGGGGTTTAGGATATAAGCCAACACAGCGTCTTACGATATGGCGCAGTCGGGCGTGCCCAGCCGCAAGGTCTTTTCGTTCGAATCTGCGCCGGGCCTTTGAGGCGCGGGCAAGGCAGGCACGATTTCTGAAGCGCCGGGTTGCTTCATCGCGGCCAGCAATTCACGGCCCGTCTTGAAATCGCCATGCACATAGCTGGAGATGATGGCGCGGCCCTTGCGATAGTCTTCGGGACTGACGTCCCACTCGACATAGTGCGTCGAGCCGGTATTGCCGGCTTTAGAGGACTGGACGCTGATGCCTTCGCTCGCAAGAACGATATGCATCGATTGCATAAGGCCGAACGTATGAAAGCCTGGCCCAAGGCCAGGTTTTGACGCGTCCTCGCTAAACGGCCATTCGCGCGGCACGAAGCTCGGAACACTGATCGAAAGCAGGTGCTTCGGCTCGCCTTTGGGCGTTTGCCGGTAAGAAGCATCCAGAATCGCGGGCCGGTGCGGATCGCCATGCACGGGTTTGAGATCGCCTGAATGAGGAGCCTGCTGATAGTCCGCGGGCGCCGGATAAAGACTGACATATCTGCGCGCGCCGACCAGATAGTCCAGCGCGCCGGACAAGTCTTCGCCGGGCTGCAACGTAAAAGTGGGCATTCCGTCGTTTATTTGCGCCATATCCGCATTATTGTACGGATAAGACGATTTCCAAAATCTTAATAGTTGCGCCGGTCACGCTCACTATTTTGGACGCTAACTCACATTATCGGCAGCTACCGTCCCCGCCCCGCTGACCCGGACGCGCAAGCGGGCGGCGGGATCGCTATCGGTGATAATGCGAAGACCGGCGCGGCGGCGCGCGGGATGAAGAGGCTTCGCATGGCTCCAGTCGAACTCGCCCAAACCATTGCCGCGTCCCTCCGCGCCGGGAGGCAAGGGCGTGGCGACCTCGATCAGCGAAGCCAGAAGAGCATCGAAAGCGTCGTCCTGCATGAATTCCCTTACATCCTCAAAAACCGCAAGCGGCGGCATGAAACGCAGGCTCTTCAGGCCGCTCTGTTCCGCGAGGCGCGCCAGCCGCGCCGTCTCTCCGGCCGCCATATCGCGCAGGGGCAGTGGGAACGCGATATTGCCCGAGATGAAGCATTGCATCGCTCCCGCCATGCGGATAACGGCATCGGCGGCCAGTCCGCCCTCCCCTGCCGCGTCGAGGCAAGCGAATATCTGCCGATGCTCCGGCTTGAGTTCGGGAATATCTTCGAGATTGCCGATGCCGCAGCAATAAAGATTGGCAACCTCGATTTCCTCCGCCGTGAACCCGACAGCCGCCAGCAGATCGAAATGCGGGTCGTCGCATTCCATCGCCGTCAGCCCGAATTTATCCATGCAGAAATCGCGCCCGATGACCCAGGGATGAAATGCCTGGCGGATATGCACCGCCGACGCCAGGGCGGCATCGGCTTTCTCTATCGCCGCATCGTCGAAACCGAGCGCGGCCAGACTGGCCTCATTGATGACGGGCGCGCCGCTCAGGCCGCGCCAGCCGCCATAGCCCATGACGATAGCCTGCTGCTCCATCGGTTCATAGCCAAGCGCGTCCAGAACTTCGGCAAAAGCCGGATGAAGCTGCCTGACGAATTCCTCTTCGCCAGTTTGATATTCCTGCCATAGGCCGGGAAGCGGCATGATGCCGGCGCTGTCCGCGCCGAGAAGATCGCGTATGATCCATGCCGAGTCGATGCCCGTCAGATGCAGATTGCGCAATCCCACGGTGTGAGCGGCTTCGACCGCGCGATCCCATACGCGGCGTACGGCGGCGACAAGCGCCAGATCGGGGCTGCTATCAAGCAGCAAGGACGGCGGCGCGATCGAGACGGATTCATAGCCGTCGGTCTCGCCATAGGCGGCGCGGCGCTGGTTGCGCATCAGGCGCAGCGTCTCGTCGCGATGTTCCGGGAATCCTCCCGCCATGCCGAGCGAAGCGGCAAGATCGCCCGACGCCGCCAGCGCCGCGCCGGTCATCAGGGCGGCAATCGCTCCCGCCATCGAGCGGCCATGCGGCGTATCGTAGCCATGGCCCAGCGCCATCAGCAGCGGTGCGAGATTGGCAAGGCCGAGGGACAGCGGGCGATCCTCCTGCGCGCGGCGGGCGGCATTCTCGTCGTCATAGGAGGATAGTTGCAGCGTAAGGTCGAGCGCGATCGTCGCGAGACTGCACGCGTGAGCGAAACCGACATTGTCGAACCCGCCTTCGTCGCGCAGGAACGCTTCCAGATTGATCGCGCCGCGGCTGACGACGCCGCCCGCTTCGAGCAGCGCCCCGCCGTCTTCGCTGATGCCAAGATGGCGGCGAGGCGAATGCAGCCCCATCCAGTCTTCGATCTGGCGCGCGAACAGGATGCCGGGATCGCCATGCTGTCCCATCGCATTGGTAAGATCGCGCCATAGGAAAGAATCTTTGGCGTCTTTGAGCAGCACATGACGGCCGGAGCCGGACTCAGTCTGTGCGTCCGGCGCTTGATCGAAACGCGGCAGCGGCTGCATCGGCTCTCCGGCGCGTCCGCGCTCGATGACGGTTTGCAGCAGTTTCTCGCTTATTCCCAGCGCATGCGCGGCATTGACCAGCGGCTCAAGCTCGTCCGGATTTAATGACGCCGCGTAAATCCGTTCCAATTGCCGCTCTACCAGCCTGCCGCCGACGGCGCGCGCCGATAATTCGGCTTCGGCGAAATATTTGCGGTTGATGTAATCCCGCAGATCGGGGCCGTCCGCCGCCATGATCCCGGCATTGCCGACCGGTTCGAGAAGATCGGGATGCATGCGATCCAGCGCCCGCGTCCGCAAGCGGTTGCTGCGCGGATCGATCCAGACGCGCTCCCGCGCCTCGCCCTCGAGGCCATAGGCCCAGTAAAGCCCCGTCAGCCGGTAATGCGCGGGCGCCAGCGCCAGCCGCTGCGTCGCGAGCAAATAGCGCATCTCGTCGTAAAAGGCGTGGGCGTCGGCTTCGGCGGTAAAATAACCGGCCTTCCAGCCGGTATAGGCCAGCGCTCCGGCGATGCGGTCGAAAACCTGCTTGAAGCTGGTTTCATAGCCGTCCTCGGCGATGCCGTTGCGGTCATAGGGCTCGCAGCGCCACAGCCAGCTCGGCACACCATGCTCCTCGACCTGCCGGAGCTTCTGGGGCACGTCCTGCTTTTTCAGGCCGAGATCAAGCAGCGCCGCGACGGACTGGTATGGCCAGTCGGCCGGGATTTCGACCTGCGGAAAGCGCGCTTCCGCCCTGCCGTTCTCGCCCGTCAGCTCCAGATCGGCGCGCGCGAACGGAACGCCCGCATAAGCATCCTCGCCATTGACAGTAAATAGCCGCCGTATCCGCAATCCAGCCTCCCGCGAATCTAAAAATCACGGCATATAGTGGTGCTTGTGGATAATTTATACAATATGTGGTGTTGGAAGGATGATGAGTTACCCACAGGAAATTTGCGGACACTAGCGCATGGCGGGGGATAAACAGAGCCGTCATTCCCGCTCGCTGCTCCGCAGCGTCGGGAATGACGCAAACTGCATGAGACTGGCGTAATTCCGATGGAATGGCTTGCCTCTCGAAACCAAACTTGAATTGCCGGTCTTATTCAATGTAGTGTCGCGGCTTCTTGCTATGCTGGTTCCGATGTTGGGGGATCGTCTAGTGGTAGGACAACAGACTCTGACTCTGTTTACCTTGGTTCGAATCCAAGTCCCCCAGCCACCAATTAATAACGGAATTTGACAGGCAGCTTGTGGTTCTCAACAATTTTCTGAAGTGCTGTATAGTTCCATTCGATATGGGTGAGCTTACTATCGGGGGGCGAATATGGCTTCAGTTCCGCACATGAGCATTGAAAGCAAACTTTGAGATGTCCTAGATACTGCCCATCCTTATCGTAAAACAAAAAAGCATGCCGAGGAATGCAACATGCAGCCGACCATGTCGGCATCGGAGCATAAAAAACAGAGTGACGCAGGACTTCAATCTCATAGGGAGTTAACGACCCACCCTCCATAGGAGGCAAATCATTTTTAGGTTTCTCCTTGTCCGTTAATGCGGCCTTTAAAACAGTGCCATCCTTTAGAACATAGATAGATAATTCGCCAGCATACAGCTTCACATCGACTGTCCCAACAGGCAATTCCGCGATGACCTTCTGTTCATCTTTGGGTAACGGCGCACTGCAGCACGTCAAGGCGACTAGACAAACCGCGAGCATAAATTTCATTTTCAAATGCATAACTGCCCCCTCGTTACAGATCGGTAAGCCTCTCAAATAATCCGGCCGTTCAGCTGAATCCGGTCGATCACCTGGCCCCATTCCATCAGTGATTGATACCAGCCAAGCGTAACGGTCGTAAGATCGTCCGCCGATACGCTGCCCGTCTCCAGCGCGCCGATAATTTCCTCTATGCCCGCCGGCACGTCGCGACCGGCGGCAAAGCCCAGCACGCGCTTGATTTTCCGGCAATCGAGCCGGTAACTGCGGTCGTCGCTGTCATTGGCGACCTGATGCTGTATCGTGCCGGGCAAAGCGGCCGCGACCATATCGGCCAGCTGGCCAATGCTGAAATTCATTCCGTCGTCGCCGAGGTTGAAGGTCTCGCCCGCTACGATCGAAGCAGGCGCATCCAGCGCCAGCAGCAAAGCCTGAACGCCATCCTGCACATGGATGAAGGGCCGCCACTGCTGCCCGCCATGCACGAAAATTTCGCCGTCGCGCCAAGCGTGCATCGTCATCACATTCACCGCCAGATCGAAACGCATGCGCGGCGCCAGCCCGAAAATAGTGGCGCTGCGCATAACGACGATCTCGAAATCCGGCGCCTGCAATTCGAGCAGCGCTTGCTCGACCTGCAGTTTGGAGCGCGCATATTCCGTAAGCGGCGCGCAAGCCGCGTCCTCGGCCATCGGCACGCCGCCGCTGCTGCCATATACGGCGGCCG
Encoded proteins:
- a CDS encoding NAD(P)-dependent oxidoreductase: MNILVTGAGGYVGIPLCQALVTQGHRVIGLDRYYFGVEKLGALARHPRFTVLTDDVRDFDPGALDGVEAVIDLAGLSNDPCAAIDADLTRQINVDGCLRVVRAARKQGVRRYIFVSSAAVYGSSGGVPMAEDAACAPLTEYARSKLQVEQALLELQAPDFEIVVMRSATIFGLAPRMRFDLAVNVMTMHAWRDGEIFVHGGQQWRPFIHVQDGVQALLLALDAPASIVAGETFNLGDDGMNFSIGQLADMVAAALPGTIQHQVANDSDDRSYRLDCRKIKRVLGFAAGRDVPAGIEEIIGALETGSVSADDLTTVTLGWYQSLMEWGQVIDRIQLNGRII
- a CDS encoding NADH:ubiquinone oxidoreductase subunit NDUFA12 gives rise to the protein MSQPQKLSFIRRLSQIGTLLGTWSGGVKVGSDKFGNVYYRSRRKEPGRRERRWVIYAGEPEASKVPPEWHGWLHHTMQEPILDTSPFHKPWQKPHEPNLTGTAGAYFPPGHPSQGSRRAAATGDYEAWKPEE
- a CDS encoding outer membrane lipid asymmetry maintenance protein MlaD — translated: MGRNIIETVLGAVVLLAAGFFLTFAFKSADLNKVKGYTVTANFPRADGLKTGGDVMINGVKVGTIMGQELMTEPGRNQFMVKVTMSIADNVLLPTDTVGVIANESLLGGRYLSLEIGVEEDNIKTDGTGRITHTQPPIRLDDLIGQLVFGGKGGDKKSAPAGNPASTSSDVPPPPNDAAAKIDLPEHP
- a CDS encoding RlmE family RNA methyltransferase, encoding MTGGTKKSGPPSGRNLTVRVKSKASRSISSTKWLNRQLNDPYVAAAKRDGYRSRAAYKIIQLDERFKLLRPGMRIVDLGAAPGGWSQVMAKRIGGKGQLVALDILPMPPIDGVTFFEADFTANDSPAKLIAALKGKADLVLSDMAAPTMGHGKTDHIRIMALAEMAYDFAAQVLAPGGAFVCKLFQGGAEKEFLALLKKDFTSVRHAKPEASRQESAETYIVALGFRI
- a CDS encoding Ppx/GppA phosphatase family protein, encoding MTPFRNTPPERATPASQRAPVLAALDLGTNNCRLLIATPAPNEPQGFRVIDAFSRIVRLGEGLSRHSQLQESAIGRTLEALGVCQRKLQRHAVTHARAVATEACRRAGNGAAFLAKGSKLLGLEIEVIESGEEARLAMLGCAPLLAPVTPHAIMFDIGGGSTELIWLQLNGDGRPALIDHISVPCGVVSLTEEYGGDLVSDDAYAAMVERVRGQLLDFDRKHGISAALKSGQVQMVGSSGTVTTLAGVLHGLVRYQRSLIDGCTMQVAEARQVTERIRVLDFKGRSAIPCIGQERADLVVAGCAILQAIYETWPVIQFRVGDRGLREGILTDLLDEIAGAV